The following DNA comes from Ascaphus truei isolate aAscTru1 chromosome 1, aAscTru1.hap1, whole genome shotgun sequence.
GGCTGATCCATGCATCTACTACGGTCAGAATAAAGCACGATAGTACAAACTACTTTTATTTATACAGTCACAACTCTGCTTTCTCTGTAAAAGTAAGTTATCAGAATTATTGTGTGAATCTTTCAGAAATTCTCTGCCCCATCACCATCTATATTGAAGTCAGGCGCAGTAACAGCTTTCAGCAAGACACTGATGCAGGGAGGTGGTGGGTGTATATAAACTAAACAACACCAAATAGGAGAGAAAATACTCCACAAACAGACTGCTTAACCCCTTCCAGGGGTCCTGGCAGGAGGCCGTAGCGATACCAATGGTGCATAGAGCAGAGTGGTGAAGGGAGTCACAAAACATGGCACTGTCTGCTTCCCCACACATTTGATGCACTCACCATCACCAGTCACATATAGTTTCTCCTCATACAGGGTCCCCGTGTATTCTAGCAAGAGACGGATGGAGTGAGCCAGCTACCGGATGAAGAGAAAAAGGAGAGGTAGAGAAGGGATAAGTGAATAAACACCCTAACACCCAGTTATATACATACTTCAAAATTACCCTCCTCCTCCCATTGTACCCCCAATAAATTTAATATTACCCCCTCCTCCCAGTGTACCCCCTAAACCTGCAATATTACCACCCTCCTCCCAGTGTACCCCCATTCCTTCAATAttaccccctcctcccagagTACCCCCTAAACCTTCATTACTCCTCACAGTATACTCCTCAACCATTCAGTATTACCTCTTCCTCCCCATAGCTTCATTACCGCCCTCCTCAGTACCTTCAATAGCACTGTATACCATCCTCCCCAAATTCCTTCAATGCTACCCTCTCCCCATACTTCATTACCCCCCTAACAGTATACTCCCCCCATTCCAATCAATATTATCCTCTTCCCATATACCCCCATAACTTCAATATtagccccctcctccccataaCTACATCACACTCTTATTTCCATACATCAATATTACACCCTCACCATATCCCCCATACAGCATTGCCCCCATCCTCCCAGTAACCACTTATACTGTAGTATTATCTCCCCACAGTGACTCACCCCTCGGATGTCCCAGTACCCCAGTATCACCATCCTGCTCTATATCAGGCTGTGACTCTGCCCTCCTAATAAATTCTTTTAACTATGGACAAGTTAAAGATCAGGCTTTGAGCTTGTCATGTGATATACTGTCTCACAGCCAATCAGGTCTGGCAAAACTCCAGCCTCCCCTGCCCCAGACAGCTGAGGCCATTTAAAGGGACAGCACAATCACAAGCAGCAATTGAGATATTTCTTATGGATTCTGTGGTTTCTACAACAAACCCTAGTAGCCATTTTATTCTATCCCAGAGGCTCAGAATGTCAGGATTTGGAACATGGATCCGTGAAGTCTATATATCTGGAGCCAAAATGGCATCATTATTTTTACTCTGCTgccctgaagcaggaatatccttaaaacctgacctgttggtgacccttgaggatggcagttggccacccctgttgtaGTGAAACCGTTAGTTCCTTTAAGTGAACAGCTCTGACTATAACCATTATTTGGGATTTCGGTTTCTGCCAAGAGCCAGCACGCCCGAAGAAGATGTCACTTGAAGAAGATTGCAGAAGAATATACTGTTTAGTCATTTGAAGTTTTTATGTGGcgggttacatttaaataaataatatatcatataaaatgaatgggactaaGGGATGGTTACATAGCATTTACATGTAGATTAAAGAGACATTAGCACACAAGCACCACCTATCAATTCTGAAGGGTAGTGTTGTAGCGGGTCCTATATTGAAGAGTACTGCGACTGATGCAAAAATCCAATCTTTTCCCGTCGCGGCGCAGTCGTGACACTGTTGCGCCCACCTTGagaaatataaataaacataaataTTTGCCACGGACATAGAAGCACCTCGCAGTAGCCTAGAtggcagtaagtcttgctacatcatTAAGTTGATCTTGATGACTCCCAATGTGCAAATAgcaaaataaattatttttatatatatatacatatatatatatgaacaaaaaacaaacaaaagcgcaagctccatggCATGTAACTGAGTAagaaataaggtacatttatttaaaaaatcagcaccccataagaatgtgcacttacaggatttcaaacagaaccattcgtgggagagaaatctctattgtggtcatctgcggtggtagggtgagtcccaggtttgcagaatggatgtaaacagcccaggttcaccatgaattggcagcaagatataaaggcgtccaatgcctgcacgtcctttgctccctcatacaatgattgctaacacttgaaattaccgctagccggagcgcagggaagccagggactccaaatacagcaacacaaacgcgatgatgtcacagctctacgcgtttcgtcacactgtgGCGCCgcgtcatcgcgtttgtgttggtgtataagtattagaatttaaaaaaatatatataaaaaacaaatgaaatgcttacacaaggtcacaatgagctcccaccaggaattgaaccaggtttgcCGTCATTCAAACTCAGTGCTGTTGCTTTCAttctgtcagtgtctttactcactgagccattttAACTACTCAAAAATAAACCATAGACAATATATAATCCAGTGAGTAGAAAAGTAGAGAAGAGTAACAATCACTGCGAATCAAAGCGTGGAATGATCACCTCACACTTCCAGATAAAAGGGATAAACACCAGAAATAAAGCAATGTTTCCCATTAAGTTCCACCTCTTGTAGCAGCCACAGGTAGGAGACAAAGGAAACACAAGGGGCGTATGGAAACGATAAAAACCTAATACACCAAATTCAAATGTGTGTCATTTTCCCGTTTACACTGATAATCActgatttttattaaaattaaatacaaaCACTCTACAAAAAATACACTGATTTTACGAAAACAATACAAACCCTAATCCCAAATAAGGGTTAAAGTCAGAGCTGTTCACTTACAGGGAACTAACGGTTTCACTACAGCGGGGGTGGCCAACTgccgtcctcaagggtcaccaacaggtcaggttttaaggatattcctgcttcagggcCGCAGAGTAAAAATAATGATGCAATTTTGGCTCCAGATATATAGACTTCACGGATCCATGTTCCAAATCCTGACATTCTGAGCCTCTGGGATAGAATAAAATGGCTACTAGGGTTTGTTGTAGAAACCACAGAATCCATAAGAAATATCTCAATTGCTGCTTGTGATTGTGCTGTACCTTTAAATGGCCTCAGCTGTCTGGGGCAGGGGAGGCTGGAGTTTTGCCAGACCTGATTGGCTGTGAGACAGTATATCACGTGACAAGCTCAGAGCCTGATCTTTAGCTTGTCCATAGTTAAGAGAATTTATTAGGAGGGCAGAGTCACAGCCTGATATAGAGCAGGATGGTGATACTGGGGTACTGGGACATCCGAGGGGTGAGTCACTGTGGGGAGATAATACTACAGTATAAGTGGTTAGTGGGCGTATTGGGGTAATGCTGCATGGGGGATATGGTGAGGGTGTAATATTGATGTATGGAAATAAGAGGGGTAATGTAGTTATGGGCAGGAGGGGGTAATATTGAAGTTATGGGGGTATATGGAAGAGGATAATATTGATTGGAATGGGGGGAGTATACTGGGAGGAGGTGGGTAATGAAGTATGGGGAGAGGGTAGCATTGAAGGAATTTGGGGAGGATGGTATACAGTGCTATTGAAAGtaaagagaggagggaggtaaTGAAGCTATGGGGAGGAAGGGGTAATACTGAATGGTTGAGTATATTGTGAGGAGTGAAGGTTTAGGGGGTActctgggaggagggggtaaTATTGAATTTATGGGGGGTACAATGGAAGGAGGAGGGTAATATTGAAGTATGTCTATAACTGGGTGTTAGGGTGTTTATTCACTTATCCATTCTCTACCTCTCCTTTTTCTCTTCATCCTGTAGCTGGCTCACTCCATCCGTCTCCTGCTAGAATACACGGGGACCCTGTATGAGGAGAAACTATATGTGACTGGTGACGGTGAGTGCATCACACGTGTGGGGTAGCAGACAGTGCCATGTTTTTTGACTCCCTTAACCACTCTGTTCTATGCACCATTGGTATCGCTACGGCCTCCTGCCAGGACCCCTGGAAGGGGTTAAGCAGTCTGTTTGTGGAGTATTTTCTCTCCTATTTGGTGTGGATTAGTTTATATACACCCACCTCCTCCCTGCATCAGTTTCTTGCTGAAAGCTGTTACTGCGCCTGACTTCAATATAGATGGGTGATGGGTCAGAGAATTTCTGAAAGATTCACACAATAATTCTGATAACTTACTTTTACAGAGAAAGCAGAGTTGTGACTGTATAAATAAAAGTAGTTTGTACTATCGTGCTTTAACCTGACCGTAGTAGATGCATGGATCAGCCTTCCAGCTGTGAGTGCAAATGCATTGATAACTTGCATGTGGTGTGACACTATTGCACTATACCTGGCACTCACTGAGCTGTGATGCAGGGTAAGAGTATAACACCCCAATCTTGTGTTTATTGGTCATCAGTGGCCATTAATGCCACATCAGGAGTGTTGCAACGCATTGCGGCTTAATGATTCCCAGCCTATGTATTTTAGAACCTGTAACATTGTGTGTGCCACTCCCTGTGTGCAGTGTATCGGTTTCACACAGATTCATCTCTTCCTTAGCCCCAGATTACGACCAGAGCCAGTGGCTGGACGAGAAGGAGAAGCTGGGACTGGACTTCCCCAATGTACAAGTGACCCCAGGGATGGGTGGTGGGCTATGGGAAAGTGGGTGGGGGATATGGAGGGGAATTGTATTTCCCTAGTGTAAAAGTGGTCTAATACCTCCTAAATTGGTGAGATAATTCAGTTTGTAGACTGTGGGAGGTTGGAGGGGAATCCCATTTCCTGAGGGGTGATCCTAGTTACCGTCTCCTCCTGCAGTTGCCGTACCTGTTGGACGAAGATGTGAAGCTGACACAGAGTAACGCCATCCTGCGCTACATTGCACGCAAACATGGACTGTGTAAGAATCTGCCCACAGTGTCTGAGTAATACCCCTTGAAGGatgtctctctccatcccccaatTATAGGGTTAGCTGAGTTTAGCTAAATTTGCCCCTTGACATAATTTGGGAATTTTGACTGAAAATGGCCCATTTGCAGCTTCAGCACATCCAGAATCAGCCCCCAAGTCTTTctagctctccctcccccccccccccacatattgCGTCTTCCTCTCCCATTGAGTCTCTTTTCCCACCTACCAGGTGGGGAGTTGGAGGGGGAGAAGCTCCGTGTGGATCTGATGGAGAACCAGGTCATGGATTTTCGGCGGGACCTTGTCACGATTGCCTATAACCCCCTGTTTGTGAGTCTGAAGGCTGGAGAGCTATTTGGGGGTGGAGGTCAAATTAGGGGGAGAGATATTAACATATTTCCAATCCCCCCCCCAGGAGACCCTGAAGGGACCATACCTGGAGAAGGTGCCTGTCGCTCTAACAAGATTTTCTCGCTTCCTTGGAGACGGAGCTTGGATTGCAGGAGAAAAGgtgcccctcaccccctcaaGCACCCCATCTCTTCACTCAAgctagctctctcctctccctactACATCCTATCATCTCTTGCTTCTACTTCTCCCCATCTGAATTCTCTCCTCCTGGTTATGGCTGTGCCAGATGATGCCTTGGCGTACTGTCAGGGGTCACACCAGGGTGTTTAGGAGAGATCCTGACTGCCTCTAATCTCCTCCCCCAGATCACCTTTGCTGACTTCCTGATGTACGATGTTTTGGATCAACATCGAATGCTGGAACCAACGTGTCTGCAAAACTTCACGAACCTACAGGATTTCCTGACCCGAATTGAGGTGACTTTCACCCCAGAACTGTCTTATTATCCCCATTATGGCAGTCTTGTTGGCATCCCTCAGCTGTCATCCCATGCCAGGGGTATCTGTGCACACTACAGGAGGTCTGTTACCATCAAGGCTCCTTCAG
Coding sequences within:
- the LOC142493014 gene encoding glutathione S-transferase Mu 5-like, which translates into the protein MDQPSSSPDYDQSQWLDEKEKLGLDFPNLPYLLDEDVKLTQSNAILRYIARKHGLCGELEGEKLRVDLMENQVMDFRRDLVTIAYNPLFETLKGPYLEKVPVALTRFSRFLGDGAWIAGEKVPLTPSSTPSLHSS